One Globicephala melas chromosome 17, mGloMel1.2, whole genome shotgun sequence DNA window includes the following coding sequences:
- the RRM2B gene encoding ribonucleoside-diphosphate reductase subunit M2 B has translation MGDAERPEASRPQQEEKLSSDTNENEAKSNEEPLLRKSSRRFVIFPIQYPDIWKMYKQAQASFWTAEEVDLSKDLPHWNKLKSEEKYFISHILAFFAASDGIVNENLVERFSQEVQVPEARCFYGFQILIENVHSEMYSLLIDTYIRDPKKREFLFNAIETMPYVKKKADWALRWIADRKSTFGERVVAFAAVEGIFFSGSFAAIFWLKKRGLMPGLTFSNELISRDEGLHCDFACLMFQYLVNKPSEERVREIIVNAVEIEQEFLTEALPVGLIGMNCVLMKQYIEFVADRLLSELGFSKVFQAENPFDFMENISLEGKTNFFEKRVSEYQRFAVMAETTDNVFTLDADF, from the exons ATGGGAGACGCGGAAAGGCCGGAAGCGTCCAGGCCCCAGCAGGAGGAG aagttaTCTTCAGATACCAACGAAAATGAAGCAAAGTCAAATGAAGAGCCACTCCTAAGAAAAAGTTCTCGCCGATTTGTCATCTTTCCAATCCAGTACCCTGACATTTGGAAAATGTATAAACAGGCACAGGCCTCCTTCTGGACAGCAGAAGAG gTTGATTTATCAAAGGATCTCCCTCACTGGAACAAGCTTAAATCAGAAGAGAAGTATTTTATCTCTCACATCTTAGCCTTTTTTGCAGCCAGTGACGGAATTGTGAATGAAAATTTG GTGGAGCGCTTTAGTCAGGAGGTGCAGGTTCCAGAGGCTCGCTGTTTCTATGGCTTTCAAATTCTCATCGAAAATGTTCACTCAGAGATGTACAGTTTGCTAATAGACACTTACATCAGAGATCCTAAGAAAAG ggaatttttatttaatgcaaTTGAAACAATGCCATATGTTAAGAAAAAAGCAGATTGGGCCTTGCGATGGATAGCAGATAGAAAATCTACTTTTG GGGAAAGGGTGGTGGCCTTTGCTGCTGTAGAAGGAATTTTCTTCTCGGGATCTTTTGCTGCTATATTCTGGCTAAAGAAAAGAGGACTTATGCCTGGACTTACTTTTTCCAATGAACTCATCAGCAGAGATGAA gGGCTTCACTGTGACTTTGCTTGCCTGATGTTTCAATACTTAGTAAATAAGCCTTCAGAAGAAAGGGTTAGGGAGATCATTGTTAATGCTGTTGAAATTGAGCAG GAGTTTTTAACAGAAGCCTTGCCAGTTGGCCTCATCGGAATGAATTGTGTTTTGATGAAACAGTATATTGAATTTGTAGCTGACAGATTGCTTTCAGAACTTGGATTCTCAAAG gtttTTCAAGCAGAAAATCCCTTTGATTTTATGGAGAACATTTCTTTAGAGGGGAAAACAAATTTCTTTGAGAAACGAGTTTCAGAGTATCAACGTTTTGCAGTTATGGCGGAAACTACAGATAATGTCTTCACCTTAGatgcagatttttaa